A region of Thermogemmata fonticola DNA encodes the following proteins:
- a CDS encoding RrF2 family transcriptional regulator: MLSQTAEYALRAVVYLAYEAPEARTTEQIHQATLVKRAYLAKILQGLAKKGIVTTQRGVGGGVALAKSPQELTLLEVVNAVEPLQRIRTCPLGIATHGSRLCPLHRRIDAVLAVVEEQFARTTLAEILSEPGANMPLCETPRPVKLQLLKRPT; this comes from the coding sequence ATGTTGTCTCAGACGGCGGAGTATGCTTTGCGGGCGGTGGTGTATCTGGCCTACGAAGCACCGGAAGCCCGCACGACGGAGCAGATTCATCAGGCGACGCTGGTCAAGCGGGCCTATTTAGCCAAGATTTTGCAGGGGCTGGCCAAGAAGGGGATTGTCACGACGCAGCGTGGGGTGGGAGGGGGCGTGGCCCTGGCGAAATCGCCGCAGGAATTGACCCTGCTGGAGGTGGTCAACGCCGTGGAGCCGCTCCAGCGCATCCGCACCTGTCCGTTGGGGATAGCCACCCACGGCAGCCGGCTGTGCCCGCTTCACCGGCGGATCGATGCGGTTTTGGCCGTCGTCGAGGAACAATTCGCCCGCACCACCTTGGCGGAAATTCTCTCCGAACCCGGCGCCAACATGCCGCTGTGCGAAACCCCTCGCCCGGTCAAACTCCAACTCCTCAAACGCCCGACCTGA
- the accC gene encoding acetyl-CoA carboxylase biotin carboxylase subunit, translating to MFQKILVANRGEIALRVIRACRDLGIQVAVVYSEADRGAPYLELADQAICIGPGPAPESYLKIPRIIAAAEVAGAQAIHPGYGFLSENSKFAEQCRESGIEFIGPPVSAMEKLGNKDKAKELARAARVPTVPGSDGIVTSDEEALRVARAAGYPVLIKAAAGGGGKGMRLVREEAALLPLLHQARAEAEAAFKDGSVFIEKYLERPRHVEVQILGDQYGNVIHLFERDCSLQRRHQKLVEESPAPHLPDSVRQAICEAAVRLAKAAGYYSAGTCEFLVDQQYNFYFIEVNARIQVEHPVTELVTGVDLIREQIRIAAGEKLRYQQADIVQRGCAIEARINAENPEQDFRPSPGTVTVWRPPGGPGVRLDTHVVTGYRVPPNYDSMVAKLLVYQPTRAEACAVMRRALREFIVEGIHTTIPLHRQIFEHPAFLEGRVYTTLIEQEILRPRRSASA from the coding sequence ATGTTCCAGAAGATACTGGTCGCGAATCGAGGGGAGATCGCCCTGCGGGTGATCCGGGCCTGCCGCGATCTGGGGATTCAGGTGGCGGTGGTGTATTCGGAGGCGGATCGGGGAGCGCCGTATTTGGAGCTGGCGGATCAGGCGATTTGCATTGGTCCGGGTCCGGCGCCGGAGAGTTATTTGAAGATTCCGCGGATCATCGCAGCGGCGGAAGTGGCCGGGGCGCAGGCGATTCATCCGGGCTACGGCTTTCTGTCCGAGAACAGCAAGTTTGCGGAGCAGTGTCGGGAGTCCGGGATCGAGTTCATCGGTCCGCCGGTCTCCGCGATGGAGAAGTTGGGGAACAAGGACAAGGCCAAGGAACTGGCCCGAGCGGCGCGGGTGCCCACGGTGCCGGGCAGCGACGGGATCGTCACCTCGGATGAGGAAGCGCTGCGGGTGGCGCGTGCGGCAGGATACCCGGTGTTGATCAAAGCGGCGGCGGGCGGCGGCGGCAAAGGGATGCGCCTGGTCCGGGAGGAAGCCGCCTTGCTGCCCCTGCTCCATCAGGCCCGCGCCGAGGCTGAGGCCGCCTTCAAGGATGGCAGCGTCTTCATCGAAAAATATCTGGAACGTCCCCGCCACGTCGAAGTGCAAATCCTCGGCGACCAGTACGGCAACGTCATCCACCTCTTCGAGCGCGATTGCTCCCTCCAGCGGCGGCACCAAAAACTGGTGGAAGAATCCCCCGCGCCCCACTTGCCTGACAGCGTCCGGCAAGCGATTTGCGAAGCGGCGGTGCGCCTGGCCAAGGCCGCCGGCTACTACTCCGCGGGCACCTGCGAGTTCCTCGTCGATCAGCAGTACAATTTTTACTTCATCGAGGTCAACGCCCGGATCCAGGTGGAGCATCCGGTCACGGAGCTAGTCACCGGCGTGGACCTGATCCGGGAGCAGATTCGCATTGCCGCCGGGGAGAAGCTGCGCTACCAGCAGGCGGACATTGTCCAGCGCGGCTGCGCCATCGAGGCGCGGATCAACGCCGAGAACCCGGAACAGGACTTCCGGCCCAGTCCGGGTACGGTCACCGTCTGGCGGCCCCCTGGCGGACCTGGCGTACGCCTCGACACCCACGTGGTCACCGGCTACCGCGTTCCCCCGAATTACGACTCTATGGTCGCCAAACTCCTCGTCTATCAGCCGACGCGGGCCGAAGCCTGCGCCGTCATGCGCCGGGCCTTACGTGAGTTCATCGTCGAAGGCATCCACACCACCATCCCCTTGCACCGGCAAATCTTCGAGCATCCCGCCTTCCTCGAAGGGCGCGTCTATACCACCCTCATCGAGCAGGAAATCCTCCGCCCGCGCCGCTCCGCCTCCGCCTAG
- the accB gene encoding acetyl-CoA carboxylase biotin carboxyl carrier protein: MAESNDKHESPRPFDVRTVEYLLKLMSEHDLSEVDLREGDQRIRLRKGPAPASAAPYAAPLLPPALVSAPTAALSAEYRPAASNPPAAVADPPASAPASPPAPPATSRKIHEIRSPMVGTFYSKPKPDKPDYVTVGSRVSPNTVVCQIEAMKLFNEITADCSGTIVEVCVNNGDFVEYNQVLFRVELD, from the coding sequence GTGGCGGAAAGTAATGACAAACACGAATCGCCCCGGCCGTTCGATGTGCGGACGGTGGAATATCTGCTCAAGCTGATGAGCGAGCATGATCTGAGCGAAGTGGACCTGCGGGAAGGGGACCAGCGCATCCGTTTGCGGAAAGGTCCGGCGCCCGCTTCGGCGGCACCGTATGCTGCTCCTCTCCTTCCTCCCGCTCTCGTTTCCGCTCCGACGGCGGCCCTGTCTGCGGAGTATCGGCCCGCCGCCTCGAATCCGCCCGCGGCGGTCGCCGATCCCCCGGCTTCGGCTCCTGCTTCCCCGCCTGCTCCCCCGGCGACGAGCCGCAAAATCCACGAAATCCGTTCCCCCATGGTCGGCACCTTCTACTCCAAACCCAAGCCGGACAAACCCGACTACGTCACCGTTGGCTCGCGGGTGTCGCCAAATACCGTCGTCTGCCAGATCGAAGCGATGAAGCTGTTCAACGAGATCACGGCCGATTGCAGCGGGACCATCGTGGAGGTGTGCGTGAACAACGGCGACTTTGTGGAATACAATCAGGTGCTCTTCCGGGTGGAGCTGGATTGA
- a CDS encoding protoglobin family protein, with the protein MRQIDEARLERDLGYRYRYLADFIGFGPDDEAALHEAAASLAPLVPVLVDAVYDKLIQQDATWRHFLPRQHGYEGPTPPSLAELTMDHPQIRYRKQHLARYLSALVTRPYDGKMVEYLDMVGKIHTRQAGNPNIHVPQVQMNALMGFVADAVTAAIFGLGLGKAAEQRLVRAFQKLLWIQNDLIHRHYAAGEGSRAAPGETPGARSALAGTAASTSHN; encoded by the coding sequence ATGCGACAGATCGACGAAGCCCGCCTGGAACGGGACTTGGGGTACCGTTATCGTTATCTGGCCGACTTTATCGGTTTTGGTCCAGACGATGAGGCGGCTTTGCATGAGGCGGCGGCGTCTTTGGCTCCGCTGGTTCCGGTACTCGTCGATGCCGTGTATGACAAGCTGATCCAGCAGGACGCCACTTGGCGGCATTTTCTGCCCCGGCAGCACGGCTATGAAGGCCCCACGCCCCCGTCTCTCGCCGAGCTGACGATGGACCACCCCCAGATTCGCTATCGCAAGCAGCACCTGGCCCGCTATCTCAGCGCCCTGGTCACGCGTCCTTACGACGGCAAGATGGTGGAATACCTGGACATGGTGGGGAAGATTCACACGCGGCAGGCGGGAAATCCGAACATTCACGTGCCGCAGGTCCAGATGAACGCCCTGATGGGATTCGTGGCGGATGCCGTGACGGCGGCGATTTTCGGCCTGGGTTTGGGAAAGGCGGCGGAGCAGCGGCTGGTGCGGGCCTTCCAGAAACTGCTCTGGATTCAAAATGATCTGATCCACCGGCATTACGCCGCGGGAGAGGGAAGCCGAGCGGCACCGGGGGAAACACCAGGGGCGCGCTCCGCGCTCGCCGGCACGGCCGCAAGTACGTCCCACAACTGA
- a CDS encoding PH domain-containing protein: protein MADSSDPAHRDLAWYGYDPRALAVLVAGTAILSWGVWLGRWYFEDLSGLADRMGALAVFLLAWAVWPILAALFFYRTVTYTYRLTDRALLVDFGFWHPYQPPLPLDEIRQVTIRRGVFGRCLGIGTIEIQAANRRLILPGVRQPEAFVRRLEHLRHRDRSVRIGEGKSGA, encoded by the coding sequence ATGGCCGATTCTTCCGATCCGGCGCATCGGGACCTGGCCTGGTATGGCTACGATCCGCGGGCGTTGGCGGTGCTTGTGGCGGGGACGGCGATCCTCTCCTGGGGCGTCTGGCTGGGCCGGTGGTACTTTGAAGACCTCTCCGGCTTGGCGGATCGCATGGGGGCGCTGGCCGTCTTCCTCCTGGCCTGGGCCGTCTGGCCGATCTTAGCGGCCCTCTTCTTCTACCGCACCGTCACCTATACCTACCGCTTGACAGATCGGGCTTTACTGGTCGATTTTGGCTTTTGGCATCCGTATCAGCCGCCGCTGCCGCTGGACGAGATTCGCCAGGTGACAATCCGCCGGGGGGTATTCGGACGCTGCCTGGGAATTGGCACCATCGAGATTCAGGCGGCCAATCGTCGCTTGATCTTGCCCGGCGTGCGCCAGCCAGAGGCATTCGTGCGGCGCTTGGAACACCTGCGCCATCGGGACCGTTCCGTCAGAATCGGCGAGGGAAAAAGCGGCGCCTGA
- a CDS encoding site-2 protease family protein, translating into MQGDIYLGRVLGIPFRVHWSWFVAVLLIAWTLADHYFPQMLPEHGEAGRGWFWMWGVAAALGLFVSVLLHELGHALAARFYGIATRGIRLFIFGGVAELGGEPRRPIHEIVIAVAGPAVSVLLILVFSFAVSLVVLGSGLTFVALEDGSGWQLLGGSRWVSAVAALFYYLAMINTVLVLFNLIPAFPLDGGRVLRGVVWLVSGDYLGSTRLAAMVGIGFSWLLFVGGFFLAMLGHFLAGLWFFFLGMFLQNAATSSVAYAQMQQLLRGVRVVDILCRDPIVMPAGLTVREAVELFFLRRPYKAYPVVQADGRFVGMLNLADVQQVEPAQWEQTTVGELAARGERVPAVRLDEPAIRALHKLAESGQSRLPVLENGHLVGLVCRRDLMNYMEIRAGLIAPREWAVSRAEE; encoded by the coding sequence ATGCAAGGGGACATTTATTTGGGCCGGGTGCTGGGGATACCGTTTCGGGTGCACTGGAGTTGGTTTGTGGCGGTGTTGCTGATTGCTTGGACGCTGGCGGACCATTACTTCCCGCAGATGCTGCCGGAGCACGGGGAAGCGGGCCGGGGGTGGTTTTGGATGTGGGGTGTGGCGGCGGCGTTGGGGTTATTTGTGTCGGTGCTGCTGCATGAGCTAGGGCATGCGCTGGCGGCCCGATTTTACGGGATTGCCACGCGGGGCATTCGGCTGTTCATTTTCGGGGGCGTGGCGGAACTGGGGGGCGAGCCGCGCCGGCCGATCCACGAGATTGTCATCGCCGTGGCCGGGCCGGCGGTGAGCGTGCTGCTGATCCTCGTGTTTTCCTTCGCCGTCAGTCTGGTGGTGCTCGGCAGCGGGTTGACCTTCGTGGCGCTGGAAGACGGCAGCGGCTGGCAATTGCTCGGCGGCTCGCGCTGGGTTAGTGCCGTGGCCGCCCTGTTCTATTACCTGGCCATGATCAACACCGTCCTGGTGCTGTTCAACCTGATTCCGGCGTTTCCGCTCGATGGAGGGCGTGTGCTGCGCGGCGTGGTGTGGCTCGTGAGCGGGGATTATCTCGGCAGTACCCGCCTGGCAGCGATGGTGGGGATCGGTTTTTCCTGGCTGCTGTTTGTGGGCGGATTTTTCCTGGCGATGCTGGGGCATTTCCTGGCGGGACTGTGGTTTTTCTTCCTGGGGATGTTTTTGCAGAATGCGGCGACCTCCAGCGTGGCCTATGCCCAGATGCAGCAGTTGCTCCGCGGGGTGCGGGTGGTGGACATTCTCTGTCGGGACCCGATCGTCATGCCGGCGGGTTTGACCGTGCGCGAAGCGGTGGAGCTGTTCTTCCTGCGGCGGCCCTACAAAGCTTATCCGGTGGTCCAGGCGGATGGCCGCTTTGTCGGCATGCTCAATCTGGCGGATGTCCAGCAAGTCGAGCCGGCCCAGTGGGAGCAAACGACCGTGGGGGAACTGGCTGCGCGGGGGGAGCGCGTGCCGGCCGTGCGCCTGGATGAACCGGCGATCCGCGCCTTGCACAAACTGGCGGAAAGCGGCCAAAGCCGCCTGCCCGTCCTGGAAAACGGCCATCTCGTGGGTTTGGTCTGCCGGCGCGATCTGATGAACTACATGGAAATCCGGGCCGGATTGATCGCTCCGCGGGAGTGGGCTGTCTCCAGGGCCGAGGAGTAG
- a CDS encoding M24 family metallopeptidase, with the protein MNYIQQRRQTLTQSLKKHGVDAFLVTAVPNVTYLTGFTGDSSYYIATHRHNYIVSDARYEEQIREECTELEVIIRGHDKTTLEAAAEVLNKSGAKNVAVEGNRITVGELEQLKSLSPRITFVPINGEVESMRLIKDPSEVEQIRAAVRIAERAFQMFTATLRETDTEKEMVDALDGYIRRAGGRAPAFQPIVAVGERGALPHAPPTNKQLGEGSKLVIDWGVDLIYKCDLTRTIRSPFTTMPMRKNKYERVGVNFEEVYNIVLSAQNAALAMIKPGVKAKDVDAAVRKVFDSAKLRRGPKDVKLSDFFTHGLGHGIGLELHEAPRIRANSNDVLDSGMVISIEPALYIPGWGGVRIEDNVLVTHNGCTLLSSVARQLPAGVEQETEEAVE; encoded by the coding sequence ATGAACTACATTCAACAGCGCCGTCAGACATTGACGCAAAGTTTGAAGAAGCACGGGGTCGATGCGTTTTTAGTCACGGCCGTGCCGAACGTCACGTATTTGACGGGTTTTACGGGCGATTCGAGTTATTACATCGCCACGCACCGGCACAATTACATTGTCAGCGACGCGCGCTACGAGGAGCAAATCCGCGAGGAGTGCACGGAGCTGGAAGTCATCATCCGCGGTCATGACAAGACGACATTGGAAGCGGCGGCGGAAGTGCTCAACAAGAGCGGGGCCAAGAATGTCGCGGTAGAAGGGAATCGGATCACGGTCGGGGAGTTGGAGCAGCTCAAGAGTTTATCGCCGCGGATCACTTTCGTGCCGATCAACGGCGAGGTGGAGTCGATGCGGCTGATCAAGGACCCGTCCGAGGTGGAGCAGATCCGGGCGGCGGTGCGGATCGCGGAGCGGGCCTTCCAGATGTTCACGGCCACGCTGCGGGAGACGGACACGGAGAAGGAGATGGTGGATGCCCTGGACGGGTACATCCGCCGGGCGGGGGGTCGAGCGCCGGCCTTCCAGCCGATCGTCGCCGTGGGCGAGCGCGGCGCGCTGCCCCATGCTCCGCCGACCAACAAGCAGTTGGGCGAAGGGAGCAAGCTGGTCATCGACTGGGGCGTGGACCTGATCTACAAGTGCGATCTGACGCGGACGATCCGCAGTCCGTTTACCACGATGCCGATGCGCAAGAACAAGTACGAGCGGGTGGGGGTGAACTTCGAGGAGGTGTACAACATCGTGCTATCGGCCCAGAATGCGGCCCTGGCGATGATCAAGCCGGGGGTGAAGGCCAAGGATGTGGACGCCGCCGTGCGCAAGGTTTTCGACTCGGCCAAGCTGCGGCGCGGCCCCAAGGATGTCAAACTCAGCGACTTCTTCACCCACGGACTGGGCCACGGCATCGGCCTGGAACTCCACGAAGCGCCCCGCATTCGCGCCAACTCCAACGACGTCCTCGATTCCGGCATGGTCATCAGCATCGAACCGGCGCTGTACATCCCCGGCTGGGGCGGCGTGCGGATCGAAGATAACGTCCTGGTCACCCACAACGGTTGCACCTTGCTGTCTTCCGTGGCCCGGCAGTTGCCCGCCGGCGTGGAACAGGAGACGGAAGAAGCCGTCGAGTGA
- a CDS encoding HAD-IA family hydrolase produces MRFSLLIWDFDGTLADSLALALELFNRSSAVWGYRPVTDVEAVRHLSARQFMRQHGISWWRLPRLVRYFHAEAAAYASQLRLYPPVAEMLPPLREAGLRFGILSSNSEANIRATLRANGQEEAFEFIASCPRLFRKGSALRRLVRRLDVPRERILYLGDEVRDITAARKAGVAIAAVSWGFHALPVLRAAQPDFLLTHPHQLWDVLAAVPASAERAPGVSPGAARLPSPAA; encoded by the coding sequence ATGCGCTTTTCCCTGCTGATCTGGGATTTTGATGGCACGCTGGCGGATTCGTTAGCGCTGGCGCTGGAGTTGTTCAACCGCTCCTCGGCCGTGTGGGGGTACCGTCCGGTGACGGACGTGGAGGCGGTGCGGCATCTGTCGGCCCGGCAGTTTATGCGGCAGCATGGCATCTCCTGGTGGCGTCTGCCCCGGCTGGTGCGTTACTTTCATGCGGAGGCGGCGGCCTACGCCTCCCAATTGCGCCTGTATCCCCCGGTGGCGGAGATGTTACCCCCCCTGCGCGAGGCAGGCTTGCGCTTCGGCATCCTCTCGTCCAACAGCGAGGCGAACATTCGGGCCACATTGCGGGCCAACGGCCAGGAAGAGGCGTTTGAGTTCATCGCCTCCTGCCCGCGCCTGTTTCGCAAGGGTTCCGCCTTGAGACGGCTTGTCCGCCGCCTGGACGTGCCCCGTGAGCGCATTCTCTATCTAGGGGATGAAGTGCGGGACATCACCGCGGCGCGGAAGGCCGGCGTCGCCATCGCGGCGGTGAGCTGGGGGTTCCATGCTCTGCCAGTGCTGCGGGCCGCCCAGCCGGACTTCCTCCTGACGCATCCCCATCAGTTGTGGGACGTACTTGCGGCCGTGCCGGCGAGCGCGGAGCGCGCCCCTGGTGTTTCCCCCGGTGCCGCTCGGCTTCCCTCTCCCGCGGCGTAA